In one window of Vulpes vulpes isolate BD-2025 chromosome 1, VulVul3, whole genome shotgun sequence DNA:
- the GAS1 gene encoding growth arrest-specific protein 1 — protein MVAGLLGGGGGARAGTVPGAWLCLMALLQLLGSAPRGSGLAHGRRLICWQALLQCQGEPECSYAYNQYAEACAPVLAQRGGGDAPGAAAAAAAAAAAFPASAASFSSRWRCPSHCISALIQLNHTRRGPALEDCDCAQDENCKSTKRAIEPCLPRTSGGGAGAGAGGVMGCTEARRRCDRDSRCNLALGRYLTYCGKLFNGLRCTDECRTVIEDMLAVPKAALLNDCVCDGLERPICESVKENMARLCFGAELGNGPGSSGSDGGLDDYYDEDYEDEPRAGGAGGEQLLDDDDGAPHPARPGGGAAAAGGRGDLPYGPGRRSSGGGRTALASILLLLLPLLF, from the coding sequence ATGGTGGCGGGGCtgctgggcggcggcggcggggcccgcgcGGGGACCGTGCCGGGCGCCTGGCTGTGCCTGATGGcgctgctgcagctgctgggcTCGGCGCCGCGGGGCTCGGGGCTGGCGCACGGCCGCCGCCTCATCTGCTGGCAGGCGCTGCTGCAGTGCCAGGGGGAGCCGGAGTGCAGCTACGCCTACAACCAGTACGCCGAGGCGTGCGCGCCGGTGCTGGCGCAGCGCGGCGGGGGCGACGCGCcgggggccgcggccgccgccgccgccgccgccgccgccttcccGGCGTCGGCCGCCTCGTTCTCGTCGCGCTGGCGCTGCCCGAGCCACTGCATCTCGGCGCTCATTCAGCTCAACCACACGCGCCGCGGGCCTGCCCTGGAGGACTGTGACTGCGCGCAGGACGAGAACTGCAAGTCCACCAAGCGCGCCATTGAGCCGTGCCTGCCGCGGAcgagcggcggcggcgcgggcgcgggcgcgggcggggtcATGGGCTGCACCGAGGCCCGGCGGCGCTGCGACCGCGACAGCCGCTGCAACCTGGCCCTGGGCCGCTACCTGACCTACTGCGGCAAGCTCTTCAACGGGCTGCGCTGCACCGACGAGTGCCGCACGGTCATCGAGGACATGCTGGCCGTGCCCAAGGCGGCGCTGCTCAACGACTGCGTGTGCGACGGGCTGGAGCGGCCCATCTGCGAGTCGGTCAAGGAGAACATGGCCCGCCTGTGCTTCGGCGCCGAGCTGGGCAACGGCCCGGGCAGCAGCGGCTCGGACGGCGGCCTGGACGACTACTACGACGAGGACTACGAGGACGAGccgcgcgcggggggcgcgggcggcgagCAGCTGCTGGACGACGACGACGGCGCCCCGCACCCGGCGCGCCCGGGCGGCGGCGCTGCAGCGGCGGGCGGCCGCGGGGACCTGCCCTACGGGCCGGGGCGCAGGAGCAGCGGCGGCGGCCGCACCGCGCTCGCCTCcatcttgctgctgctgctcccgctGCTCTTCTAG